One Serpentinicella alkaliphila DNA segment encodes these proteins:
- a CDS encoding saccharopine dehydrogenase family protein translates to MGKALIIGCGGVAQVAIHKCVQNSEVFEEICIASRTKSKCDDLKTKLDGGKTKITTAQVDANNVDELIALIEEVKPDIVMNLALPYQDLTIMDACLATKTNYLDTANYEPEDTAKFEYKWQWDYRERFEKAGITALLGSGFDPGVTGVFSAYALKHYFDEIEYIDILDCNAGDHGYPFATNFNPEINIREVSANGRYWENGEWIETQPMEIKRVYNFPEIGEKDMYLLYHEELESLAVNIPGLKRIRFFMTFGQSYLTHLKCLENVGMTSIEPIEFEGKQIIPLQFLKAVLPDPSSLGPRTKGKTNIGCIFRGKKDGQDKTYYVYNVCDHEACYKEVGSQAVAYTTGVPAMIGAMMLMTGAWNKKGVFNIEEFDPDPFMDALNKWGLPWKESFNPELVD, encoded by the coding sequence ATGGGAAAAGCACTTATCATCGGTTGTGGCGGAGTGGCACAGGTAGCCATTCACAAATGTGTACAAAACAGTGAAGTCTTTGAAGAGATATGTATAGCAAGTCGTACAAAATCTAAATGTGATGATTTAAAAACTAAACTTGACGGTGGAAAAACAAAAATCACAACTGCTCAAGTAGATGCAAATAACGTAGATGAATTAATAGCTTTAATTGAGGAAGTAAAACCAGATATCGTTATGAATTTAGCTCTACCTTACCAAGACTTAACAATAATGGATGCTTGTTTAGCAACTAAAACAAATTACTTAGATACAGCAAACTATGAGCCAGAGGATACAGCAAAATTCGAATATAAATGGCAATGGGATTACCGTGAGCGTTTTGAAAAAGCTGGCATTACAGCTCTTCTTGGTAGCGGTTTTGACCCTGGTGTAACTGGAGTGTTTTCTGCTTATGCTTTAAAACACTATTTTGATGAAATTGAATATATTGATATTCTTGATTGTAATGCTGGAGATCATGGATATCCATTTGCTACTAACTTCAACCCCGAAATTAATATTCGTGAAGTATCAGCTAACGGAAGATATTGGGAAAATGGTGAGTGGATTGAAACTCAGCCAATGGAAATTAAAAGAGTATATAACTTCCCTGAGATTGGTGAAAAAGATATGTACTTACTATACCATGAAGAGCTTGAGTCTCTTGCTGTAAACATACCTGGCTTAAAACGTATTCGTTTCTTTATGACATTTGGACAAAGCTATCTTACACACTTAAAATGTCTTGAAAATGTTGGAATGACTTCAATCGAACCAATTGAATTCGAAGGAAAACAAATTATACCGTTACAGTTTTTAAAAGCTGTATTACCAGATCCTTCTTCCCTTGGACCACGTACAAAAGGTAAAACTAATATTGGTTGTATTTTCCGTGGAAAAAAAGATGGACAAGACAAAACTTATTATGTCTATAATGTTTGTGATCATGAAGCATGCTACAAAGAGGTGGGGTCTCAGGCAGTAGCATATACAACAGGAGTTCCTGCAATGATTGGTGCCATGATGCTAATGACAGGAGCATGGAATAAAAAAGGTGTATTTAATATTGAAGAATTTGATCCAGATCCATTTATGGACGCATTAAATAAATGGG
- a CDS encoding peptidylprolyl isomerase translates to MKKIKFKSIASILGVILSITLLMTACSSNKTNEAPQGNNFEENPKIQIEMQDGSTMVLELYPEYAPETVQNFVNLVESEFYNGLTFHRIIEGFMIQGGDPNGDGTGGSGKNIRGEFAENGFSQNTLSHTRGVISMARSKEPNSASSQFFIMHGDEEFLDGKYAAFGKLIEGEETLDKIAGTPVKPNIYSGEVSTPEENIVINKITVLE, encoded by the coding sequence ATGAAAAAAATAAAATTTAAATCAATAGCATCTATTTTAGGGGTTATACTGTCTATTACTTTGCTTATGACTGCATGTAGTAGCAACAAAACAAATGAAGCACCACAGGGTAACAACTTTGAGGAAAATCCTAAAATTCAAATAGAGATGCAAGATGGAAGTACAATGGTACTAGAACTATACCCAGAATATGCTCCAGAAACTGTTCAAAACTTTGTAAACTTAGTGGAGTCTGAGTTTTATAATGGATTGACATTTCACAGAATTATTGAAGGTTTCATGATTCAAGGTGGAGATCCTAATGGAGATGGGACAGGTGGATCAGGGAAAAATATACGAGGTGAATTCGCTGAAAACGGATTTTCTCAAAACACTTTAAGTCATACAAGAGGGGTTATTTCTATGGCCCGTAGTAAGGAACCTAATTCTGCAAGTAGCCAGTTTTTTATTATGCACGGAGATGAAGAGTTTCTAGATGGTAAATATGCTGCTTTTGGTAAGCTAATAGAGGGAGAAGAGACTTTAGACAAAATTGCAGGGACTCCAGTAAAACCAAACATATATTCAGGGGAAGTTTCTACACCTGAAGAGAATATTGTAATTAATAAAATAACAGTACTAGAATAG
- a CDS encoding oxygen-binding di-iron domain-containing protein: MKELKDMVYWVGAKDWEVRHFHGFELSTHRGSTYNAYLIKDEKTVLIDTVWEPLTEAFLQRLKEVTDISKIDYIVINHAEPDHSGALPGIMEYCPNATIYASRNGKGSIERHYHKQWDINIVKTGDKINIGENNLIFVEASMLHWPDSMFTYLTGKNILFSNDAFGQHFASSEIFDDEVDETEVYQESIKYFANILTPFSKLVMQKIDELKSFNLPIEMIAPSHGIIWRKHPVRIVEKYYEWASGKSENSVVIFYNSMWGATKKMAEYIGKGLDEVGISYKIYNTATTDKNDLLTEIFKSKGIICGSSTVNNGILSSLAPVLEEMIGLKFISKVGATFGSYGWSGESTKVLEELLTKAKVKIIQDSFKVKYVPNKDELEECIDFGKSFGKKLQEN, translated from the coding sequence ATGAAGGAATTAAAAGATATGGTTTATTGGGTTGGAGCAAAGGACTGGGAAGTAAGACATTTTCACGGTTTTGAGTTATCTACCCATAGGGGTTCTACATATAATGCTTACTTAATTAAGGATGAAAAAACTGTGCTGATAGATACGGTATGGGAGCCACTTACAGAAGCATTTTTACAAAGATTAAAAGAGGTTACAGATATAAGTAAAATAGATTATATAGTGATAAATCATGCAGAGCCTGACCATTCTGGAGCATTGCCAGGTATAATGGAATACTGCCCAAATGCGACTATTTATGCATCGAGAAATGGAAAGGGAAGTATAGAAAGACACTACCATAAGCAATGGGATATTAATATTGTAAAAACAGGGGATAAAATTAATATTGGTGAAAACAATTTAATATTTGTTGAAGCATCAATGCTACATTGGCCGGATAGTATGTTTACATATTTAACAGGTAAAAACATCTTATTTTCAAATGATGCTTTTGGACAACATTTTGCTTCTTCTGAAATATTTGATGATGAAGTAGATGAAACAGAGGTTTATCAAGAATCTATAAAGTATTTTGCTAACATACTAACACCCTTTAGTAAACTAGTTATGCAAAAAATAGATGAGCTGAAATCCTTTAACTTGCCTATAGAAATGATAGCACCAAGCCATGGAATAATATGGAGAAAACACCCTGTGAGGATTGTTGAAAAATACTACGAGTGGGCGAGTGGAAAGTCAGAAAACAGTGTAGTTATTTTTTATAACTCTATGTGGGGAGCGACAAAAAAAATGGCGGAGTACATAGGGAAAGGTTTGGACGAGGTAGGCATAAGTTATAAAATATATAATACAGCTACAACAGATAAAAATGATTTGCTCACTGAAATATTCAAGTCAAAAGGAATTATATGTGGGTCATCAACTGTTAACAATGGAATACTTAGCTCTTTAGCCCCAGTACTAGAAGAAATGATTGGACTTAAATTTATTAGTAAAGTGGGAGCTACCTTTGGTAGCTATGGTTGGAGTGGAGAATCAACAAAGGTACTAGAGGAGTTATTAACAAAAGCAAAGGTTAAAATTATTCAAGACAGTTTCAAGGTTAAATATGTACCAAATAAGGACGAGTTAGAAGAATGCATTGATTTTGGGAAGAGCTTTGGCAAGAAGTTGCAGGAAAACTAA
- a CDS encoding DODA-type extradiol aromatic ring-opening family dioxygenase, which translates to MSIQGFYLLPHPPIIVPEVGKGAEEKIKNTRESLNDIAADISMKGPSTIILITPHGPMFQDAIALASEDEINGDLKNFGAPEVKMTIQLSRELTKKII; encoded by the coding sequence ATGAGCATTCAGGGGTTTTATTTGCTTCCTCATCCTCCAATTATAGTTCCAGAGGTTGGAAAGGGAGCAGAGGAAAAGATTAAAAATACTAGGGAAAGTTTAAATGATATAGCTGCAGATATCAGTATGAAAGGGCCTAGTACAATTATATTAATTACACCACATGGCCCAATGTTTCAAGATGCTATTGCCCTTGCATCAGAGGATGAGATTAATGGGGATTTAAAGAATTTTGGAGCACCAGAAGTAAAAATGACAATACAATTAAGTAGAGAACTCACAAAGAAGATAATATGA
- a CDS encoding IS1634 family transposase has product MYIRLSKGNTSKFTKVYLVEGYRDENGKSKQRIVKSYGNLEELEAKDPNILQKLKDEAKNMTKNQVNITLNLNSSNDDMEVDQNYGYFFLERLYEDLEISNFFKNKMNNKKYVFDVDQVFKLLLYSRILNPASKKATVENRNQFFEPFDVTLDSVYETLSLMKEIKGDLQLHLHRKITETQGRDTSLIFFDVTNYYFETEIENELKKVGVSKEKKRTHIVQMSLAIDQEGLPVGYELFSGNTHDSTMLIPSMIDMKERYKMGRVILTADKALNSGKNLAFLVSNGDGYIVSQKVRGSSKAFINKILEDDGYVYNDSKTFKIKSFLRERSTKDENGNDVLLKEKVVAFWSQDFDSREKHKRELLEDKINEYLTNPSKYKASNRHGIKKYLKEIEVDTITGEVEDKKTILKFEQDKYERDVALDGYYALVTSEIDMPDSDIIERYRGLWRIEDSFRVLKSDLEGRPVYVRREDRIEGHFLLCFVALLMTRLLENKLCNKYSIRKIQEALKNATCRKITSGIYSLNKQDDVFRTLENAYDVSLNYKNVRIEQIRLYRKEIVHNVKN; this is encoded by the coding sequence ATGTATATAAGACTAAGTAAAGGTAATACTTCAAAGTTCACAAAAGTATATCTTGTTGAAGGTTATCGAGATGAAAATGGTAAGTCAAAACAACGAATAGTTAAGTCATATGGTAATCTTGAGGAGTTAGAAGCAAAAGATCCAAATATACTTCAAAAGTTAAAAGACGAAGCAAAAAATATGACCAAAAACCAGGTGAATATTACTCTTAATCTTAATAGTTCCAATGATGATATGGAAGTAGACCAAAACTATGGTTACTTCTTTTTAGAAAGACTTTATGAAGATCTAGAAATATCTAACTTCTTTAAAAATAAGATGAATAATAAAAAATATGTTTTTGACGTGGATCAAGTTTTCAAACTTCTTCTTTATAGTAGGATACTAAATCCAGCTAGTAAAAAGGCGACAGTTGAGAATCGAAATCAATTCTTTGAACCCTTTGATGTGACTTTAGATTCTGTCTATGAAACTCTATCATTGATGAAGGAGATTAAGGGCGATCTACAGCTACATCTTCATAGAAAGATTACCGAAACCCAAGGAAGAGATACCTCGCTCATTTTCTTCGATGTAACCAATTATTATTTCGAGACAGAAATTGAAAATGAGTTAAAAAAGGTTGGTGTTTCAAAAGAGAAAAAAAGAACACACATTGTTCAAATGAGTCTAGCTATCGATCAAGAAGGACTGCCTGTTGGCTATGAGCTTTTCTCTGGTAATACCCATGATAGTACAATGTTGATTCCATCTATGATTGATATGAAAGAGCGATATAAAATGGGTAGAGTTATATTAACAGCTGATAAAGCGCTCAATAGTGGTAAAAATCTCGCATTTCTTGTTAGCAATGGTGATGGTTACATAGTTTCACAAAAGGTAAGAGGCTCATCTAAAGCATTCATAAATAAGATATTAGAAGATGATGGCTATGTCTATAACGACTCGAAAACATTTAAAATCAAATCTTTTCTAAGAGAAAGAAGTACAAAAGATGAAAATGGAAATGATGTCTTGCTAAAAGAAAAAGTAGTTGCTTTCTGGTCACAAGATTTTGACTCAAGAGAAAAACATAAAAGAGAGTTATTAGAAGATAAAATTAACGAGTACCTTACTAATCCTTCAAAATACAAAGCTTCAAATCGACATGGGATAAAAAAATATTTGAAAGAAATTGAAGTTGATACAATAACCGGTGAAGTAGAAGATAAAAAAACAATTTTAAAATTTGAACAGGATAAATATGAAAGGGATGTAGCCTTAGATGGCTATTATGCCCTAGTAACAAGTGAAATAGACATGCCTGATTCGGATATTATTGAGAGGTATAGGGGGCTTTGGAGGATTGAAGACTCATTTAGAGTTTTGAAATCGGACCTAGAAGGCCGTCCTGTTTATGTTAGAAGAGAAGATCGCATAGAAGGACACTTTCTATTATGCTTTGTAGCCCTTCTAATGACAAGACTTCTAGAGAATAAACTATGCAATAAGTATTCGATTAGAAAAATACAAGAGGCTTTAAAAAATGCTACTTGCAGAAAAATCACCAGTGGAATCTATTCATTAAACAAACAAGATGATGTGTTTAGAACCTTAGAAAATGCTTATGATGTATCTCTTAATTATAAAAACGTCAGGATAGAGCAGATTCGTTTATACCGAAAGGAAATAGTTCACAACGTCAAAAACTAA
- a CDS encoding LbetaH domain-containing protein: MNKKHETELLQQKYSYCRCNPSNIYTVFIGPSPITSFTPYAYYPIIHPSSFSSPFSSIIGAVVINENVFIAPSASIRADEGFPFYIGTNSNIQDGIILHGLRALC, from the coding sequence ATGAATAAAAAACATGAGACCGAGCTATTACAGCAGAAGTATTCTTACTGTAGGTGCAATCCTTCAAATATTTATACAGTCTTTATAGGCCCGAGCCCTATAACTTCCTTTACTCCTTACGCATATTATCCAATTATTCATCCCAGTAGTTTTTCGAGTCCATTTTCAAGCATAATAGGGGCTGTTGTAATAAATGAAAATGTATTTATTGCCCCTAGTGCTTCAATTAGGGCAGATGAGGGATTCCCTTTTTATATAGGAACAAATTCAAATATTCAAGATGGTATTATTCTTCACGGTCTAAGAGCCCTTTGTTAA
- a CDS encoding copper amine oxidase N-terminal domain-containing protein, with protein MKKKIVSGLLVAVMLATGVAYASGKKVEASVSSIKYFFNGVEKAPVGSHILIHDNTTYVPLRFVAETLGANVEYDKNTNSVYITDKSQPQAQAQVQTKAPATVSYEDGIYRGTFDYEGIQQVAVQFELKNNVIQNIRFAHLAYKGVDYRAEKEDAKIIGLRTQHEDLINYLVGKDIRVSLKDLYDPGKIVTSQVDAMTGATLRSGKIISAIRDSLNRGVYSYPKK; from the coding sequence ATGAAGAAAAAAATTGTATCAGGTTTATTGGTAGCAGTAATGTTAGCAACTGGTGTAGCATATGCGTCAGGAAAGAAAGTTGAGGCATCTGTTTCATCAATTAAGTATTTCTTTAACGGGGTAGAGAAGGCACCTGTAGGATCACACATACTTATTCACGATAATACAACTTATGTACCACTAAGATTCGTAGCAGAGACATTAGGAGCAAATGTAGAATATGATAAAAATACTAATTCTGTATATATTACTGATAAGTCTCAACCACAGGCTCAAGCCCAAGTACAAACTAAAGCACCAGCTACAGTATCATATGAGGATGGGATTTACAGAGGAACTTTTGATTATGAAGGGATACAACAAGTAGCAGTTCAATTTGAGCTTAAAAACAATGTAATCCAAAATATTAGATTTGCACATTTAGCGTATAAAGGTGTTGATTATAGAGCAGAGAAAGAAGATGCCAAAATAATAGGATTAAGAACACAACATGAAGACTTAATTAACTACCTAGTAGGTAAAGATATTAGGGTAAGCTTAAAAGACCTTTATGATCCAGGAAAAATTGTTACAAGTCAAGTAGATGCAATGACAGGAGCAACTTTAAGATCTGGTAAAATAATATCTGCAATTAGAGATAGTCTTAACAGAGGAGTATATAGCTACCCTAAAAAATAA
- a CDS encoding FMN-binding protein, with the protein MRSFIKFIALCTVVSITLLGCNTQKDTSKKLEDSNTKIEISETNLEDDVETEESDLNEDVKINEVEEENQEKATQPLAPSTKESIKKEVSTKENSIPNNQNNGTSQNSNNNIKIENNVNIEEQKEQPIVNTNKYKDGTYKGSAMGYEDTIDVTVSVVNGKINKIDVTYHDDTPSIAEKAFKTLSNTIISSQELEVDAVSGATHSSNGFINAVKNSLNH; encoded by the coding sequence TTGCGTTCATTTATCAAATTTATTGCTCTATGTACAGTAGTTTCTATTACTTTACTAGGCTGCAACACTCAAAAGGATACGTCTAAAAAACTAGAGGACTCCAATACAAAAATAGAAATATCAGAAACTAATTTAGAAGATGATGTAGAAACAGAAGAAAGTGATTTAAATGAGGATGTAAAAATAAATGAAGTTGAAGAAGAAAACCAAGAAAAAGCTACTCAGCCCCTTGCTCCTTCAACTAAAGAATCTATAAAAAAAGAGGTTAGTACTAAGGAAAATTCTATACCAAATAATCAAAATAACGGGACTTCACAAAATAGTAATAATAACATAAAGATTGAAAATAATGTAAACATAGAGGAACAAAAGGAACAACCAATAGTAAATACAAATAAATATAAGGATGGTACCTATAAGGGTTCTGCAATGGGGTATGAGGATACTATAGATGTTACAGTGAGCGTTGTTAATGGAAAAATTAATAAAATTGACGTTACATATCATGATGATACTCCTAGTATCGCGGAAAAAGCCTTTAAAACTTTATCAAATACTATCATTTCTTCTCAAGAGCTAGAAGTAGATGCTGTATCAGGTGCAACACATTCATCAAATGGCTTTATAAATGCAGTAAAAAATTCTCTTAATCACTAG
- a CDS encoding YbaN family protein: MEKIKKVIYICMGVVAFSLGAIGAFLPILPTTPFLLLALFCFSKGSKRCNDWFVKTKLYKKYLEEFVNNRAMTLRQKVYILLFADTMIAIPLIVINNLYVRLFLIVLVLFKYYYFIYRIKTIKAEADSGEGGPLQVDFYEQQNR; this comes from the coding sequence ATGGAAAAAATAAAAAAAGTAATTTATATATGTATGGGAGTAGTAGCTTTTTCATTAGGAGCAATTGGGGCATTTCTCCCAATACTTCCTACTACACCATTTTTATTGCTAGCATTATTTTGTTTTTCTAAGGGCTCTAAAAGATGTAATGATTGGTTTGTAAAAACGAAGCTCTATAAGAAATATTTAGAAGAGTTCGTGAATAATAGAGCTATGACTTTGAGACAAAAGGTTTACATATTATTGTTTGCGGACACAATGATTGCAATACCTTTGATAGTTATTAATAACTTATATGTCAGATTATTTTTAATTGTTCTTGTTTTATTTAAATATTATTACTTTATATATAGAATCAAAACTATTAAAGCTGAGGCCGATAGTGGGGAAGGAGGGCCATTGCAGGTGGATTTTTATGAGCAACAGAATAGATAA
- a CDS encoding nitrous oxide-stimulated promoter family protein produces MSNRIDKEKDIINLMIRLYCTRKHDNNENEICNQCKGLLAYAIMRLSNCKYGNRKSSCRRCKTPCYRPEMKIKIKEVMRYCGPRIIIYKPMEFVRHLVK; encoded by the coding sequence ATGAGCAACAGAATAGATAAGGAAAAAGATATAATTAATTTAATGATAAGGCTATATTGTACTAGAAAACATGATAATAATGAAAATGAAATTTGCAATCAATGTAAGGGGCTTTTAGCTTATGCTATTATGCGCTTAAGTAATTGTAAATATGGAAATAGAAAAAGCTCATGCAGAAGGTGTAAGACACCATGTTATAGACCTGAAATGAAAATAAAGATAAAAGAAGTAATGAGATATTGTGGACCTAGGATAATAATATATAAACCCATGGAGTTTGTAAGACACCTTGTTAAATAA
- a CDS encoding M15 family metallopeptidase: MKTFKKYTFFLLVIFGVFSVLTVHYIIGRTEKTSVNSTYDYETTLKQDIFSLMLAYPEYIIDLEVVDSSKVYLILKSGEKILYDDGKEKTHEQKLSNPDIKDMLEQRYVIGAINKLMPEDYNPGRIRVYPLLNVVYGGTQHLIEKNLVGVQINLNYHRFNSNNNASDYLKAAITELNALAKEKPLLWSYIYPLGGTYNYRYISKTNRLSPHAFGLAIDLASNKDDYWQWASRAAGEKRLKGYPQEIVDIMEKNYFIWGGKWGQFDILHFEYRPEIIMKALYFTNEGKDVWFEKLPVDNKDISELVCFIEERLENFISPH, translated from the coding sequence ATGAAAACCTTTAAAAAGTATACGTTTTTTCTTTTAGTTATATTTGGAGTTTTTTCAGTACTGACAGTCCACTATATTATTGGCAGAACCGAAAAAACATCCGTCAACTCTACTTACGATTATGAGACGACATTGAAGCAAGATATTTTTTCACTTATGCTAGCCTATCCAGAGTATATTATAGATTTAGAAGTTGTGGATTCTAGTAAGGTATACCTCATTTTAAAATCTGGTGAGAAGATCTTATACGACGATGGAAAAGAGAAAACTCACGAACAGAAGTTGAGTAACCCTGATATTAAAGATATGTTGGAGCAAAGGTACGTAATAGGGGCAATAAATAAGCTTATGCCAGAAGACTATAATCCAGGAAGAATAAGAGTCTATCCCCTATTAAATGTAGTTTATGGAGGTACACAACACTTAATAGAAAAAAATCTTGTGGGTGTACAAATAAACTTAAATTATCATCGTTTTAATAGCAATAATAATGCTTCAGATTATCTTAAAGCTGCTATCACAGAATTAAATGCCCTAGCAAAGGAAAAGCCTCTGCTTTGGTCATATATATATCCCTTAGGGGGTACATATAATTATAGGTACATTTCTAAAACTAATAGGTTAAGTCCTCATGCCTTTGGTTTAGCAATAGATTTAGCTAGTAATAAAGATGACTACTGGCAATGGGCATCTAGAGCCGCCGGTGAAAAACGACTTAAGGGCTACCCACAAGAAATAGTAGATATCATGGAAAAAAACTATTTTATTTGGGGTGGTAAATGGGGACAGTTTGATATACTTCACTTTGAATATCGTCCTGAAATAATAATGAAAGCTCTATATTTCACGAACGAAGGTAAAGATGTGTGGTTTGAGAAACTTCCTGTTGATAATAAAGATATATCAGAACTTGTTTGTTTCATAGAAGAAAGACTTGAAAACTTCATTTCTCCTCATTAG
- a CDS encoding methyl-accepting chemotaxis protein has translation MSQSDTILRYIKEISDETNLLGLNAAIEAAKAGDQGKGFSVVAERIRKLSKETTSVVVNIKNILDSISSSVSIMHSSLETRQIQQYTGYKLRANIKCPIGTLCNNSVVGKFIQNL, from the coding sequence ATGTCCCAGAGCGATACTATTTTAAGATATATTAAAGAAATATCTGATGAGACTAATCTTTTGGGATTAAATGCTGCAATTGAAGCTGCAAAAGCTGGAGACCAAGGAAAAGGTTTTTCTGTTGTAGCAGAGAGGATTAGAAAACTATCAAAAGAAACGACTAGTGTAGTAGTTAATATAAAAAATATTTTAGATTCTATCAGTAGTTCTGTATCAATTATGCATAGCAGTCTTGAAACCCGTCAGATTCAACAATACACAGGCTATAAACTCAGAGCAAATATTAAGTGCCCTATAGGAACTTTGTGCAACAACTCAGTTGTTGGCAAATTTATCCAAAACCTTTAG
- a CDS encoding SH3 domain-containing protein — MKKKSLSIFFALLMVLCMSVVAMAGTTTINVNVNPIEIYNTQAFHRYIM; from the coding sequence ATGAAAAAGAAGAGCTTATCGATATTTTTTGCTTTGCTTATGGTTTTATGCATGAGTGTTGTAGCTATGGCAGGGACTACAACAATAAATGTTAATGTTAATCCGATTGAAATTTACAATACACAAGCTTTCCACAGATACATAATGTAA
- a CDS encoding vanadium-dependent haloperoxidase codes for MMNYSNGSLEDMIATVEDKKVSRKNNRKNRIKRPMKKWYQLPYAGETERPKGIDPAAGSWPLYYIRRNRKGQFISSDGKLIKFDIENPDNIDFCKELALVKKTLRNVTKHQKVIADYWGDGPATKQWTPIIDRLVDTYNLSPAQSARVIAAVQAGINDAFVVTWYFKYLWEIPRPNQLDHNLLTVICTPKFPAYPSGHSVISGTAEVILSYFFPTEAEKLKELAEENSISRLYGGVHFLADINEGLRLGRQIGRIIVDILRGQFDSNGKLIYEPVLKPLHAELNPPPYEQVIPYTPRARLCDLPLLPE; via the coding sequence ATGATGAATTATTCAAATGGTTCTTTAGAAGACATGATTGCTACTGTTGAGGATAAAAAAGTATCTAGAAAAAATAACAGAAAAAATAGAATTAAAAGACCTATGAAGAAATGGTACCAATTGCCTTATGCTGGAGAGACAGAAAGACCAAAAGGGATTGATCCAGCCGCAGGGTCTTGGCCTTTATATTACATAAGAAGAAATAGAAAAGGGCAGTTTATTTCTTCTGATGGTAAGCTTATAAAATTTGATATTGAGAACCCGGACAATATTGACTTTTGCAAAGAATTAGCTTTAGTAAAAAAAACCTTAAGAAATGTTACAAAACATCAAAAGGTAATAGCCGATTATTGGGGAGATGGTCCAGCTACAAAGCAATGGACTCCAATAATAGATAGACTTGTAGACACATATAATTTAAGTCCAGCGCAGTCTGCTCGAGTGATAGCAGCTGTACAGGCGGGAATAAATGATGCATTTGTTGTTACCTGGTATTTTAAGTATTTGTGGGAAATACCTCGCCCAAATCAATTAGACCATAATTTACTCACTGTAATTTGTACACCAAAATTCCCTGCGTACCCTTCTGGTCATTCTGTAATTTCTGGTACAGCAGAAGTAATCTTAAGCTATTTTTTCCCTACAGAAGCTGAGAAACTTAAAGAGCTAGCCGAAGAAAACTCTATTTCACGTTTATACGGAGGAGTACATTTTTTAGCTGACATAAATGAAGGATTAAGGCTTGGAAGACAGATTGGAAGGATAATCGTAGATATTTTAAGGGGTCAGTTTGATAGTAATGGGAAATTAATTTATGAGCCAGTACTGAAGCCTTTGCATGCAGAGTTAAACCCACCACCATATGAGCAGGTTATTCCTTATACCCCAAGGGCTAGGTTATGTGATTTGCCACTTTTGCCTGAATAA